GTGTGCTTTCGGCAAGGGTGCATGAAATGACTGTGGCAGCTGGGTATTCTCAGTTGGTGCCGGTGGATTCGGCTTGATCGGGGGCCCATGGAACGGGTCGTCGGGCGCTGCCGGCGAGACCTCTGATGGGAGACCGAGCGATGAACACCCGCCGATCGACAAAGCTTCCTGTGGCCCTGCGTACGGCGTCTCGCCAGTTCGATCGCTGGCGAAGCCGACAGCCCCAACGGACCCGCCTGCCCGGCGACCTGTGGCAGAAGGCCGTGCGTCTTGCCCGCGAGCACGGGCTCAACAAGACCGCCACGGCATTGGGTCTAAAGTACGACTCGCTCAAAAAACACCTCGCGACCGAGGGCACGCCGGAGGGGTTGGAGTCGGCACGCGTGCGGTCCACATTTCTTGAGCTTCTACCGGGCGGACTGACGGCGTCGCGGCCCGAGTGCACAATCGAGTGGGCCGATCGCAGCGGCATGACGGTCCGGATGCACGTCAGGGGAATCGGGGTCCACGATCTGGTCGTGCTGGCTCGTGGATGTCGGGACGGCCAAGCATGATCCAGGTCACGCCCCAGATGCGGATCCTGGTGGCGGTGGCGCCGGCGGATTTTCGCAAGGGGATCGATGGACTGGCCCGGGTGTGCCGGGACGTGCTGCGTCAGGACCCCTTCAGCGGCTACGTCTTCGTCTTTGGCAACCGCCGTCGCCAGGCGATCAAGGTCTTGATCTATGACGGGCAGGGCTTCTGGTTATGCCAGAAGCGGCTCTCGAAGGGCCGATTTCCGTGGTGGCCGCACAGCGAGTCCGAGGCCACAGACCGGTTGCAGGCCCATCAACTGGCGGTGCTGCTGTCGGCGGGCGATCCGACCGCAGCCCAAGGCGCGGCGGCTTGGCGGCGGGTGGATGGAGGAGCGCCGGAGTAAATACTGCTCTGTCATTTCCGAAATGATTGAAGCGTACGCCCGCTCATGCCCGATAATATCCATTGTCGCATCTTGCGGTGGTTCCGACATCGTAGGGGCTCGACGATGGGCAACCTTCGGAAGATCAGGAGAGCATCTCGCCGTGGGCATCCAGGGGCGGTCAGGCCACAGGCCGATGGCGGGGTCGAGCCCATCGAGTTGGACCGGAGCGAGTTGGAGGCGATCCTGGATCGGGCCAAGACCACGCCGCTGAGCGATGAGGAATATAACACGCTTCACGCAGCGATGGAGACGCTGGTGTTCCTGACGGCGGAGTTGGAGAAGAAGCGGGTCTCGGTCCAGCGGCTCAAGCAACTCTTGTTCGGGGCCACAACGGAGACGACGCAGAAGGTGATGGAGAAGATTCTCCATCAGACGGGGAAAGAAGATCCATCGGATAGCGGGACGGCCGAGGGTCAAGAACCCAAGACCCGCCCGAAGGCCAACGGGCACGGCCGCAACGGCGCCGATGCGTATGTCGGCGCCGAGAAGGTTTGCATACCACATGAATCCCTCAAGCCCGGCGACCCCTGCCCAAGCTGCAAAAAGGGCACGGTCTATCAGAGCGTCGAACCGGGTCGCCTCGTACGGATCCGAGGCCAGGCCCCTCTGGGGGCCACGGTGTACGAACTACAGAAGCTGCGGTGCCACCTGTGCGGCGAGATCTTCACGGCCCGGCCTCCGGCCGGCGTGGGAACCGCGAAGTATGACGCCGCATCGGCGAGCATGATCGCGCTGCTCAAGTATGGAAGCGGGCTTCCGTTCAATCGCCTCGAACGGCTCGAAGGCGGCTTGGGGATCCCGCTGCCGGCGTCGACTCAGTGGGAGATCGTCGATCGCAGCGCCGAGCGGATCGAGCCGGTCTTCGCCGAGATGATCCGCCAAGCGGCCCAAGGGCAGTTGTTCCACAATGACGACAGTACCATGAAGATCCTGGCGTTGTGCGGCCTGGACGCTGGGGCCCTGACGTCCGAGGAGTCTTCGGCGCCGGACCGCAAGGGCATCTTCACCTCGGCGATCATCTCGGTTCTGGACGACCTGCGGATCGCTCTGTTCTTCACCGGGCATCGACACGCCGGGGAGAATCTGGCGGCGGTCCTCAAGCAGCGTGCGTGCGAGCGGGATCGGCCCATCCAGATGTGCGATGCGCTGTCCCGCAACATGCCCAAAGAACTCCAGACCCTTGTGGCGAATTGCCTGGCGCATGGACGGCGACACTTTGTGGAGGTGGCGGCGCACTTCCCGGACGAGTGCCTTTATGTCCTGCAAATCCTCAAGGTCGTCTACGCCAATGATGCCATCGCAAAGGACCAGCAGATGTCGCCCGAA
The window above is part of the Anaerobaca lacustris genome. Proteins encoded here:
- the tnpB gene encoding IS66 family insertion sequence element accessory protein TnpB (TnpB, as the term is used for proteins encoded by IS66 family insertion elements, is considered an accessory protein, since TnpC, encoded by a neighboring gene, is a DDE family transposase.) — encoded protein: MIQVTPQMRILVAVAPADFRKGIDGLARVCRDVLRQDPFSGYVFVFGNRRRQAIKVLIYDGQGFWLCQKRLSKGRFPWWPHSESEATDRLQAHQLAVLLSAGDPTAAQGAAAWRRVDGGAPE
- the tnpC gene encoding IS66 family transposase is translated as MGNLRKIRRASRRGHPGAVRPQADGGVEPIELDRSELEAILDRAKTTPLSDEEYNTLHAAMETLVFLTAELEKKRVSVQRLKQLLFGATTETTQKVMEKILHQTGKEDPSDSGTAEGQEPKTRPKANGHGRNGADAYVGAEKVCIPHESLKPGDPCPSCKKGTVYQSVEPGRLVRIRGQAPLGATVYELQKLRCHLCGEIFTARPPAGVGTAKYDAASASMIALLKYGSGLPFNRLERLEGGLGIPLPASTQWEIVDRSAERIEPVFAEMIRQAAQGQLFHNDDSTMKILALCGLDAGALTSEESSAPDRKGIFTSAIISVLDDLRIALFFTGHRHAGENLAAVLKQRACERDRPIQMCDALSRNMPKELQTLVANCLAHGRRHFVEVAAHFPDECLYVLQILKVVYANDAIAKDQQMSPEQRLAFHQASSQPKMEELKDWMTAQIEERKVEPNSSLGEAITYMRKHWDRLTLFLRHPGAPLDNNICEQALKKAILHRKNAYFYKTEHGARVGDLFMSLIHTCELNAVNPFDYLTELNQHADELAASPADWMPWTYRDTLAKHATSGPS